Proteins encoded by one window of Culicoides brevitarsis isolate CSIRO-B50_1 chromosome 2, AGI_CSIRO_Cbre_v1, whole genome shotgun sequence:
- the LOC134830309 gene encoding uncharacterized protein LOC134830309 isoform X2, which yields MVKLENELKQPIKVRDTYSRGSMPDYSEWVSVKKHPLIACFTHENVHQVALNHLPRRPGVITCPNCLNSVKPRSRRRFLPATHYTALALTPFLLFWVPYLLPCFQGKIHTCPYCKTCLGVSGICESSEPQKSS from the exons ATGGTAAAGTTGGAAAATGAACTAAAACAACCGATTAAAGTGCGTGACACGTACAGTCGCGGTAGCATGCCCGACTATTCCGAATGGGTTTCCGTCAAAAA GCATCCGCTGATTGCGTGTTTTACGCATGAAAATGTCCATCAAGTGGCTTTAAATCACCTTCCACGACGTCCTGGCGTCATTACCTGCCCAAATTGCTTGAACTCAGTTAAACCTCGGTCACGACGGagg ttccttCCAGCGACCCATTATACCGCACTCGCTCTCACGCCTTTTCTGTTATTTTGGGTTCCATATTTACTGCCGTGCTTCCAGGGAAAAATCCACACCTGTCCATACTGCAAAACATGTCTCGGCGTGTCCGGGATCTGTGAATCATCGGAACCGCAGAAAAGTAGCTG a
- the LOC134830309 gene encoding uncharacterized protein LOC134830309 isoform X1, with amino-acid sequence MVKLENELKQPIKVRDTYSRGSMPDYSEWVSVKKHPLIACFTHENVHQVALNHLPRRPGVITCPNCLNSVKPRSRRRFLPATHYTALALTPFLLFWVPYLLPCFQGKIHTCPYCKTCLGVSGICESSEPQKSSWYIIHDEATATTSSETDNVS; translated from the exons ATGGTAAAGTTGGAAAATGAACTAAAACAACCGATTAAAGTGCGTGACACGTACAGTCGCGGTAGCATGCCCGACTATTCCGAATGGGTTTCCGTCAAAAA GCATCCGCTGATTGCGTGTTTTACGCATGAAAATGTCCATCAAGTGGCTTTAAATCACCTTCCACGACGTCCTGGCGTCATTACCTGCCCAAATTGCTTGAACTCAGTTAAACCTCGGTCACGACGGagg ttccttCCAGCGACCCATTATACCGCACTCGCTCTCACGCCTTTTCTGTTATTTTGGGTTCCATATTTACTGCCGTGCTTCCAGGGAAAAATCCACACCTGTCCATACTGCAAAACATGTCTCGGCGTGTCCGGGATCTGTGAATCATCGGAACCGCAGAAAAGTAGCTGGTACATTATTCATGACGAAGCAACGGCGACAACAAGCAGTGAAACTGATAACGTTAGCTGA
- the LOC134829993 gene encoding queuosine 5'-phosphate N-glycosylase/hydrolase — protein sequence MRLLPKEAGAYITKHAKWLKINETGVDKIVDEVLKGILDKSICIDRFSQNGYHPNPAKDGAQFAVNWIFVCDTLNFCFWTPEDAVKWRVENETGYFACCTALNRALKEGFDITNAKYYAEITEDDVRKIFRGDDGVTEIPLLQERVKCLHEVGKILLEKYDGTFVNCIKKAGKSAKELLNLIVKEFPCFRDEATYNGLKVAIYKRAQILVGDIWACFKGEGYGELTDVNDSITMFADYRVPQVLVYFGALEYSRTLMDILDSNILIPNGSEYEVEIRGASIHITELIKERLLARIAKEHPELSTKFVNSILLDHFLWDYRRQHNAALEERNIPFHKTISVYY from the exons ATGAGACTTTTACCGAAGGAGGCCGGCGCCTACATCACCAAACACGCAAAATGGCTGAAAATCAACGAGACTGGCGTGGACAAAATCGTCGACGAG GTGTTAAAAGGCATTTTGGACAAGAGCATTTGCATCGACAGATTTTCGCAGAACGGTTATCATCCGAATCCGGCAAAGGATGGTGCCCAATTTGCGGTCAACtggatttttgtgtgtgatacGTTGAATTTTTGCTTCTGGACGCCCGAAGATGCCGTCAAGTGGCGCGTTGAGAACGAAACGGGATACTTTGCGTGCTGCACTGCGTTAAATCGTGCCTTAAAGGAGGGCTTTGACATCACAAACGCCAAATATTATGCAGAGATCACCGAAGATGATGTGCGAAAGATTTTCCGTGGCGATGACGGGGTCACAGAAATTCCGTTGTTGCAGGAACGGGTCAAGTGTTTGCATGAAGTGGGCAAAATTTTGCTCGAAAAGTACGATGGAACGTTCGTGAACTGCATCAAGAAGGCCGGAAAGTCAGCAAAAGAGTTGCTCAACTTGATTGTGAAGGAATTTCCGTGTTTCCGTGACGAAGCCACCTACAATGGTTTGAAAGTTGCCATTTACAAACGTGCACAAATTCTGGTTGGAGACATTTGGGCATGTTTCAAGGGCGAAGGTTATGGTGAATTGACTGACGTTAATGACTCGATCACCATGTTCGCCGATTATCGCGTTCCACAAGTTTTGGTTTATTTTGGTGCCTTAGAATACAGTCGCACTCTCATGGATATTTTGGACTCAA acattTTGATTCCAAACGGTTCGGAGTACGAAGTGGAAATTCGTGGTGCCTCGATTCACATCACAGAACTGATCAAAGAACGTTTACTTGCTCGCATTGCCAAAGAACATCCAGAGTTGTCGACGAAATTCGTCAATTCCATTCTCCTGGATCACTTTTTGTGGGACTACAGACGTCAACACAACGCCGCCTTGGAAGAGCGCAACATTCCATTCCACAAGACAATCAGCGTTTACTACTAA
- the LOC134830853 gene encoding cyclin-dependent kinase 1 — protein MEDFQKIEKIGEGTYGVVYKARNKQTGQVVAMKKIRLESEDEGIPSTAIREISLLKELKHPNIVCLEDVIMEESRLYLIFEFLSMDLKKYMDSLPADTFMDKELVRSYLYQITAAMLFCHRRRVLHRDLKPQNLLINKEGVIKVADFGLGRSFGIPVRNYTHEIVTLWYRAPEVLLGSQRYSCPVDVWSLGCIFAEMATRKPLFQGDSEIDQLFRMFRILRTPTEDIWPGVTSLPDYKPTFPCWNTNQLENSVKNLNEDGLDLLQKTLVYDPVHRISAKDMLEHRYFDGFDKKLVPTA, from the coding sequence ATGgaagactttcaaaaaattgagaaaatcgGCGAAGGCACGTATGGTGTCGTCTACAAAGCACGGAACAAACAAACCGGTCAAGTTGTGGCCATGAAGAAAATCCGTCTCGAATCCGAGGATGAAGGCATTCCATCGACAGCCATCCGTGAAATTTCGTTGCTAAAGGAACTGAAGCATCCCAACATCGTTTGCTTGGAAGATGTAATTATGGAGGAAAGTCGTCTTTACCTCATCTTTGAATTCCTCTCGATGGACTTGAAGAAATACATGGACTCGTTGCCTGCCGACACATTTATGGATAAAGAGCTCGTACGCAGTTACTTGTATCAAATCACAGCAGCGATGCTCTtttgtcatcgtcgtcgtgtcCTGCATCGCGACTTGAAACCCCAAAATTTGCTCATCAACAAGGAAGGTGTCATCAAAGTTGCTGATTTCGGTCTTGGACGTTCCTTTGGCATTCCCGTGCGCAATTACACACACGAAATTGTCACATTGTGGTATCGCGCGCCCGAAGTTTTGCTCGGAAGTCAACGGTATTCGTGTCCCGTGGATGTTTGGTCTCTCGGATGTATCTTTGCGGAAATGGCAACTCGCAAACCCTTGTTCCAGGGTGACTCGGAAATTGATCAGTTATTCCGGATGTTCCGTATTCTCCGAACACCCACAGAAGATATTTGGCCAGGCGTGACTTCGTTGCCGGACTACAAACCTACATTCCCGTGTTGGAACACAAATCAATTGGAAAATTCCGTGAAGAATCTTAATGAGGATGGACTGGATTTGTTGCAAAAGACTTTGGTGTACGATCCGGTGCACAGAATTTCAGCCAAGGATATGTTGGAACATCGATACTTCGATGGATTCGATAAAAAACTTGTACCGActgcataa